One part of the Nematostella vectensis chromosome 8, jaNemVect1.1, whole genome shotgun sequence genome encodes these proteins:
- the LOC5509381 gene encoding prostaglandin E synthase 2 isoform X2 → MAAYTRPMSSCFSRGRNLFNKCPYKELSFVTRRNNATFSHAAKNRSVLLGVGALAGISFGVLYSLKTQSRIAREIEQENYSSENSASNEASHQPKITLYQYQTCPFCCKVRAYLEYFGIDYTKVEVNPLTRKEIEFSTEYRKVPIAIVDGKQINDSSVIISTLYSSQVTGQSPETILPFYPEMKYKDEKGKEKVEYANRHAIMYLDRVDKKLQEKLMEERRWREWVDKTFVHTLSPNIYRTTAEAMQAFEYFSSVGNFSTMERYSVRYFGAFTMYILGKHLKTRYPTLFTLRAYGCTRRGFASFC, encoded by the exons atggcggcctACACAAGGCCGATGTCATCGTGTTTCTCTCGAGGCAGAAACCTCTTTAACAAATGCCCCTACAAAGAATTATCCTTCGTTACCAGAAGAAACAATGCAACCTTTTCACATGCAGCTAAAAATCGGAGCGTTTTACTTGGTGTTGGGGCTCTCGCAGGCATAAGTTTTGGAGTTTTGTATTCCTTGAAGACCCAGAGTCGTATTGCTCGCGAGATCGAACAGGAAAATTATTCATCTGAAAATTCAGCATCCAACGAAGCCTCGCATCAGCCAAAGATAACACTGTATCAGTACCAGACATGTCCTTTTTGCTGCAAAGTCAGGGCTTACTTAGAATATTTTGGAATTGATTACACTAAAGTTGAAGTTAACCCTCTGACAAGGAAAGAAATCGAGTTTTCTACAGAGTACAGGAAAGTGCCTATTGCTATCGTGGATGGGAAACAG ATAAATGACTCTTCTGTGATCATAAGCACTCTGTATTCATCACAAGTCACGGGTCAGTCCCCTGAGACCATCCTTCCCTTTTACCCAGAGATGAAGTACAAGGATGAGAAAGGGAAGGAGAAAGTGGAGTATGCCAACAGACATGCAATCATGTACTTGGACCGAGTGGACAAGAAATTGCAGGAGAAGCTCAT GGAAGAGCGCAGATGGCGTGAGTGGGTGGATAAGACATTTGTTCACACTCTCTCCCCAAACATCTACCGCACAACAGCAGAAGCCATGCAAGCATTTGAATACTTCTCAAGTGTGGGAAACTTCAGCACTATGGAACGCTACTCTGTCCGTTATTTTGGTGCCTTCACGATGTACATCCTTGGAAAACATTTAAAGACGAG ATATCCAACTTTGTTCACCTTACGGGCTTATGGTTGCACGAGGCGAGGTTTCGCTTCCTTTTGTTGA
- the LOC5509381 gene encoding prostaglandin E synthase 2 isoform X1, translated as MAAYTRPMSSCFSRGRNLFNKCPYKELSFVTRRNNATFSHAAKNRSVLLGVGALAGISFGVLYSLKTQSRIAREIEQENYSSENSASNEASHQPKITLYQYQTCPFCCKVRAYLEYFGIDYTKVEVNPLTRKEIEFSTEYRKVPIAIVDGKQINDSSVIISTLYSSQVTGQSPETILPFYPEMKYKDEKGKEKVEYANRHAIMYLDRVDKKLQEKLMEERRWREWVDKTFVHTLSPNIYRTTAEAMQAFEYFSSVGNFSTMERYSVRYFGAFTMYILGKHLKTRYRLKDDVRESLYEEAEKWMKAVGKRKFMGGASPNLADLAVYGVLHGLEGLDMHNDLMANTTMKPWYDRVKEAVETHAGAAMMNKT; from the exons atggcggcctACACAAGGCCGATGTCATCGTGTTTCTCTCGAGGCAGAAACCTCTTTAACAAATGCCCCTACAAAGAATTATCCTTCGTTACCAGAAGAAACAATGCAACCTTTTCACATGCAGCTAAAAATCGGAGCGTTTTACTTGGTGTTGGGGCTCTCGCAGGCATAAGTTTTGGAGTTTTGTATTCCTTGAAGACCCAGAGTCGTATTGCTCGCGAGATCGAACAGGAAAATTATTCATCTGAAAATTCAGCATCCAACGAAGCCTCGCATCAGCCAAAGATAACACTGTATCAGTACCAGACATGTCCTTTTTGCTGCAAAGTCAGGGCTTACTTAGAATATTTTGGAATTGATTACACTAAAGTTGAAGTTAACCCTCTGACAAGGAAAGAAATCGAGTTTTCTACAGAGTACAGGAAAGTGCCTATTGCTATCGTGGATGGGAAACAG ATAAATGACTCTTCTGTGATCATAAGCACTCTGTATTCATCACAAGTCACGGGTCAGTCCCCTGAGACCATCCTTCCCTTTTACCCAGAGATGAAGTACAAGGATGAGAAAGGGAAGGAGAAAGTGGAGTATGCCAACAGACATGCAATCATGTACTTGGACCGAGTGGACAAGAAATTGCAGGAGAAGCTCAT GGAAGAGCGCAGATGGCGTGAGTGGGTGGATAAGACATTTGTTCACACTCTCTCCCCAAACATCTACCGCACAACAGCAGAAGCCATGCAAGCATTTGAATACTTCTCAAGTGTGGGAAACTTCAGCACTATGGAACGCTACTCTGTCCGTTATTTTGGTGCCTTCACGATGTACATCCTTGGAAAACATTTAAAGACGAG GTACAGGTTAAAGGATGATGTACGAGAGTCTTTGTATGAGGAAGCGGAAAAATGGATGAAAGCGGTTGGTAAGAGGAAGTTCATGGGTGGAGCTTCTCCCAACCTTGCTGACCTG gctgtgtatggtgtgctACATGGTTTAGAAGGTCTCGACATGCATAATGACTTAATGGCAAATACTACCATGAAACCCTGGTACGACCGCGTGAAGGAAGCAGTTGAGACTCATGCTGGAGCTGCAATGATGAATAAAACTTAA